The nucleotide window TTTATCCACCAGCGATGTCCATGAAAATTATTGCAGATATTTTTGAGTTTACAGCGAAATTTATGCCGAAATTCAATTCGATTTCAATTTCAGGCTATCATATTCAAGAAGCAGGTGCGACAAACGATATTGAGCTTGCCTACACATTAGCAGATGGCTTGGAATATGTACGCACAGGCTTAAAGGCAGGTATTGATATCGATGCCTTTGCACCACGTTTGTCGTTCTTCTGGGCAATCGGGATGAATTACTATATGGAAATCGCTAAAATGCGTGCAGCACGTCGCATTTGGGCACAAATGATGTCGACATTTAACCCGAAAAACCCGAAATCATTAGCTTTGCGTACACATTCACAAACGTCTGGCTGGTCCTTAACAGAGCAGGATCCATTCAATAATGTGACGCGTACACTTATCGAAGCGAATGCGGCTGCAATGGGACATACGCAATCATTGCATACAAATGCGCTCGATGAGGCGATTGCTTTACCGACTGATTTCTCGGCACGTATTGCGCGTAATACACAGCTCTTTTTACAAGAGGAAACAGGTATGACGAAGGTCATTGACCCGTGGGGTGGCTCGTATTATGTAGAGAAGCTAACAGAGGAGCTAACGGAAAAAGCGTGGGCGTTAATCGAGGAAATTGAAGAGCTTGGTGGCATGGCGAAGGCGATTGACACAGGCTTACCAAAAATGAAGGTGGAGGAAGCTGCGGCGAAGCGTCAAGCGAAAATCGATTCCAAAACAGAAACGATTGTCGGTGTTAATAAATATCGTTTAGCAGAAGAAGAGCCAATCGACATTTTAGATATTGATAATGCAGTTGTACGCCAGCAGCAAATTGAGCGCTTGGAAAAAATGAAGGCAAACCGTAACGAAGAGGAAGTACAAAAGCATTTAGCACGTCTAACAAAGGCAGCTCAAACAGGCGAGGAGAACTTGCTTGCTGTTGCGGTTGATGCAGCGCGTGCACGTGCATCATTAGGCGAAATTTCGGATGCTATTGAAAAGGTATCAGGCCGTCATAAAGCGATTATCCGCTCGATTTCAGGTGTGTATTCATCAAACTTCTCAGATGAGGAGCAAATCAATGAAGTGAAGCAAATGACGGAGGAATTCCTTGAAAATGAAGGACGCCGCCCGCGTATTTTAGTGGCAAAAATGGGGCAGGACGGACATGACCGTGGTGCGAAGGTCATCGCAACAGGCTATGCAGACCTAGGCTTTGATGTTGATATTTCACCATTATTTATGACGCCAGAGGAAACGGCACAGATGGCAGTGGAAAATGATGTGCATTGCGTCGGTGTATCCTCATTAGCAGCAGGGCATAAAACGCTAGTACCCGCACTTGTTGGCGAGCTGAAAAAGCTAGGGCGCGAGGACATTATCGTTATTTGCGGTGGTGTAATCCCAGCGCAGGATTATGAATTCCTTTATGAAGCAGGGGCAGTCGCTATTTTCGGACCAGGAACAGTGATTCCTGTTTCCGCCCAAAAAATCATCGAGGAAATTTATAAACAGCTAGGCTACGAGGAAGTGGCAAAGTAATGGATAAACGCTTGGAGCAACAAAGTGCACTATTTGTCATGGACGGTGTGAAAGGTGGTCATGACGGCATGAATTATGGCAAACCGAAGAAATTCCGTAAAAAACAGCAAACGACACTTGATGTTGTGACATTGGCTGAGGAAGTAAAAGCAGGCAACCGCATTTCCTTATCCAAGGCGATTACCTTAATTGAAAGCTCAAATGCGATGCATAAAGAGCAAGCACAAAGCTTATTACAGGAGTTGCTGCCTTATACAGGGAACAGCATTCGCATTGGCATTACAGGCGTACCAGGTGCGGGAAAGAGCTCCTTTATTGAAGCGTTTGGCTCGATGCTTTGCGATATGGGCAAAAAGGTTGCCGTCTTAGCGATTGATCCAAGCTCATCCATTTCTGGAGGCAGCATTTTAGGTGATAAAACGCGAATGGAGGAGCTTGTGCGCAAGTCGAACTCCTTCGTGCGTCCATCACCGAGCGCGGGTACATTGGGTGGTGTGCATAAAAAAACACGTGAAACGATGCTTGTTTGCGAGGCAGCAGGCTATGATGTCATTTTGATTGAAACAGTTGGTGTTGGACAAAGTGAAACGTATGTGCGGGGCATGGTGGACTTCTTCTTACTCTTGGTGTTGACTGGTGCGGGTGATGAGCTGCAAGGCATGAAAAAGGGCATTATGGAGCTAGCAGATGGCATTATCGTCCATAAAAGCGATGGTGATAATGTGCGCCCTGCACGCAAAACGGTGCAGGAATACAAGCAAATTTTGCATTTTTTACAGCCTGCTACACCGGGCTGGATGAGCACAGCACTTGCGGTATCTTCACATGCAAAAACAGGCTTGCAGGAAACATGGCAAATGATTCAGCAGTTTGAAGAACAGGTACAAGCCTCAAACTATTGGTTAATACGACGTAATGCGCAAACCCGGGATTGGTTCCATGCAATGATTATGGACCATTTACTCGATTCCTTTTATCAAAATGCCGACAATAAAATGCAGGTTAGCCAGCTAGAAAATGCTATTTTACAAGGCAAATTAACAGTGACACAAGGCGTCGAACAGCTATTTAAAAATAATTAAAATCAGTTCTTTGCATATCGCGAAATGTCTTGCTATGATGAAATAGTATGAAAGGAGCGAATACAATTATGAACATGGATTATGATTTATTTATGCAGCAAATTACGACAACAGCTCGCGCGGAAATGGAGGCAGCAGGCTACGAGCAATTGCGCACACCTGAAGAGGTAGAAGCAGCCTTTGCTCGTCCAGGCACAACGCTTGTTATGGTGAACTCTGTATGTGGCTGTGCAGGTGGTATTGCTCGCCCAGCAGCAACACAGGCGGTTCATTACGATAAACGTCCTGACCATTTAGTAACAGTTTTTGCAGGGCAAGACAAAGAAGCGACAGCAGCAGCACGCTATCATTTTGGTGAAGACCATTTACCATCATCACCATCTTTTGTTTTATTAAAGGATGGGCAAGTTGTAGCGGAAGTTGGACGCTATGAAATTGAAGGACATGACCCAATGTCTGTTGTGTTAAACCTGCAAGGTAACTTCGAAGAATATTGTGAGGAAGTATAGCATCAAAATAGGCTGTTCTTTATGGACAGCCTCTATTTTCACCTAAAAGAGAGGCTTCCGACGATGAAGAAATTTTCGATTGGCTACCGTACGCTGAAAACGGCGGTTGGTGCAGCACTTGCGATTGCCATCGCCCATTTTTTCGATTTGCAATTTTATACGTCTGCTGCGATTTTAACCATTTTATGCATCCAGCCGACGAAGCGAAAATCGGTGCATGCTGTTTATACAAGATTTGTTGCTAGCTTATTAGGGATGTTGCTCGCATGGCTTGCATTTGAGCTAATTAGCTATCATCCAATTATGCTAGGTATCATGTTCATTATTTTTCTTCCTTTACTCGTATCATTTCACGTGACAGCAGGCTTCGTATCAAGTGCTGTTATCGTTTTGCATATTTATTCAGCAGGGCATTTTTCATGGACCTTGCTACAAAATGAAATTTATTTAATGCTGATTGGCTATGGAGTAGGGCTAGCAGTCAATATGTACATGCCGGATATTCAGCCGAAGCTAGATGCCTACCGTCTACAAATTGAGGCATATTACCAAAAGATATTTTCTGAAATTGCGCAATATTTAAGGAATGGGGAATCATTGTGGGACGGTCATGAGCTGATTGCAGCAGCCGAAGTCATCAATAAGGCCAAGGCGATTGCTTTCCAAGATGTTGAAAACCACTTAACGCGCAAAAGTAATTCATATTATGTATATTTTGATATGCGAGAGCAGCAGCTTGAAATTATCGAGCGAATTTTACCGAAAATTACGGCCTTGCCTGTTATAGTACAACAAGCAGAAGTAGTAGCTGTTTTCATGGAGGATTTGAGTGAGCATGTTCACTCTGGCAATACAGCCAGCCATTTCATTGAAAAGCTTGATAGAGTCAAAGTGAAGTTTGCAGAGATGCCTTTACCAACAGACCATCAAACCTTTTTGGCAATGGCTGCATTGTATCAATGTATTGAGGAGATGGAACAGTATTTAGCGATTAAACAGTCGTTTGCAGGCTTACATAAATAAAAAAAGGATGCTATATAAGCATCCTAATTACATAATAGCCGCTACACCCATGGCAATTGTTGAGATTAACATAATGATAACCATTGAGTAAACAACGACTTTTTGAAACTTTTTATTGCTCATTTCAAATCGCTCCTTCGATATATCTGTATTTAGTTTATCAAATCTTTCAAAATTCTCAAGTATAATCGATATAGAAGGTGGATAATTCGATGAAAAAAGTAGATCATATTGGGATTGCTGTGAAAAATATAGAGGAGCGTCTAGCTTATTATACAGAAACGCTCGGTTTAACTTTATTAAAAATAGAGGAGGTTACCTCTCAAAAAGTGAAGGTTGCTTTTATTGACGCGGGCAATGTCAAGCTAGAGCTTTTAGCACCGATGAGTGAAGAAAGCACGATTCATAGCTTTATAGAAAAGCGTGGCGAAGGCATTCACCATATCGCATTTGGGGTAACTGATATTCGTGAGCGTATGGTAGAATTGCGTGAAAAAGGGGTACGCCTGCTATCAGAGGAGCCAGGGCCTGGTGCAGGTGGTGCAGAGGTTGCCTTTTTACACCCAAAGGACTCCTTCGGTGTGCTATATGAATTATGTGATAAAAGTGGAAAAGGGGAATAAAGAGAATGGATATGTTTGATAAAATTCACGAGCTATATGACCGTAAAAGCGTTATCGAATTAGGTGGGGGAGATGCGCGTATTGACAAGCAGCACGAAAAGGGCAAGCTAACAGCACGTGAGCGCATTGATTTACTACTTGATGAAGGTACATTTGTTGAAATCAACCCATTTATTACGCATCGTACAATTGACTTTGGTATGGCGAGCTTAGAGGGACCAGGCGATGGGGTTGTGACAGGCTTCGGAAAAATTAATGGGCGTAACATTTACTTATTCGCACAAGATTTTACAGTGTTCGGGGGAGCACTCGGTGAAATGCATGCGAAAAAGATTGCTGCTGTGATGGATTTAGCAGCGAAAAATGGCACGCCTTTTATCGGCATTAATGATTCAGGTGGCGCACGTATTCAAGAGGGCGTTTTATCATTGGATGGCTACGGGCATATTTTTTATCGCAACTCGATTTATTCAGGTGTGATTCCACAAATTTCTGTTATTATGGGACCTTGTGCGGGTGGTGCCGTTTATTCACCAGCGATTACTGACTTCATTTTAATGGTTGATAAAACATCACAAATGTTTATTACAGGACCGAAAGTAATTGAAACGGTAACAGGTGAAAAAATTTCCTCTGAAGGCTTAGGTGGCTCAAAGGTGCATAATACGATTAGCGGCAATGCACATTTCCGTGCACCAAATGAGGAAGAGGCAATCAAACAAATTCAACAGCTGTTAAGCTATTTGCCACAAAACAATAAGGAAAAAGCGCCGAAAGCTCCGTATATAGCGGGTGATGAATACCGTTCAGAGCTAGTGGACGTTGTGCCAATCGACCAAACGAAATCTTACGATGTGCGCAAAGTAGTGGAGCAAGTTGTCGATGAAGGCTCCTTTATGGAAGTGCAAAAGGAGTTCGCTAAAAACGTTGTTGTCGGCTTTGCTCGTATTGCGGGTGAATCGGTTGGCTTAGTATGTAACCAGCCGAAGTTTTTAGCAGGCGGCTTAGATATCGATTCATCAGATAAATTAGCACGCTTCGTTCGTACTTGCGATGCCTACAATGTACCTGTTATTACATTCGAGGATGTGTCAGGCTTCTTCCCAGGCGTTAAGCAGGAGCATGGTGGTATCATTCGTCACGGTGCGAAAATTTTATATGCTTATTCAGAAGCAACAGTACCAAAAATCACGGTTATTTTACGTAAAGCATATGGAGGTGCATATGTAGCCTTAAACTCTAAGGCAATTGGCGCTGACCTAGTATTCGCTTGGCCAAACGCAGAAATTGCCGTAATGGGCGCAGCAGGTGCAGCCAACATTATCCACGCAGGTGAAATCGCAAAATCAAGCGACCCAGAAGCAACACGTGCAGCGAAAATCGAAGAGTATAAAGAAAAGTTTGCCAACCCATATGTTGCGGCATCCCGCGGCATGGTAGACGATGTCATTGACCCACGTGAAACACGTATTAAGCTAATGCAGGCACTTGACATGCTATCAACAAAGCATGAGGATCGCCCATATAAAAAGCATGGCAATATTCCGCTATAAGAAAAACGAGCTATCTCAATTTGGGGTAGCTTTTTTATGTTGATTAGCAATGTTGAATTATATCAGCGGGTTTCAAGGATATATCGGTGACTTTTGAGCAGATATCAGCGGTTTTTCAAATATATCGGCGAGTTTCACACATATATCAGCGACTTCCCAACAACTGCATGGTAAAATTAAGCAAGGGGGCGATAGCATGGAATGGCAACAGCTACAGCAGCAATATAGCGACTACCAATTGCGTTTGCGAGCGATTGAAAAATTAACAAAGCAAAAGCAGGCAATTGAAAAGCAAATGCGCCGTGCACAGCGTGAAATCGAAGGCTATGAGGCACAATTAATTGAGGCAAAGAAGCGATTAAATAAGTTGGAGCAGTTTTCCTTTCTTCAGCTTTTTCAAAAATGGACAGGGAAATATGATGAAAAAATGGAAGCGCAATTTGGCGTTGTCGCAACACAGGAATTAAAATTAATTGAAAGTCAGTTGATGCATGAAGATTTACAGCAGGATTTGGCTACTTTAACTAGCAAAATTCAAGCAGAAGATTTAGCAACAATTGCTGAGCAATTTAAAAAAATAACGAGACAAAAGGAACTATGGTTAATGCAGCATGCACCAAAGCAGGCGGAGAAATTGAATGATTTGCTAGAGCAGGAGCTACATGTAAAGCAGCTGAAAAAGGAAATTGTGGAGGCACAGGAAGCTGGTGCAACGGCAATGCGCACTTTAATGGATGCACTTGAAAATTTAGTCAAGGCGAAAGATTATTCCACATGGGATACTTTTTTAGGTGGTGGCTTGATTGCCACGGCGATGAAGCATGAAAAATTAAATCACTCAGAGGCGTATATTCATAAGGCGCAGATGGCCTTACAACGCTACCACAACGAGCTTCTTGATGTACAAAATATGCAGCATAAAGCTTTTGCAGTAGAGGTCGATGGCTTTGTTAAATTTGCAGATTACTTCTTCGATGATATTTTTTCAGCTTGGTCAATTCATTCGAAAATTGCGACGGCAATTGAGCAATTGAAACGGGTACAAGATGACGTAGCCAACACGCAGCTAATGCTTGAAAATAAGCTAGACTATTTACTAGAAAAAGAAAAAGATATCGCTAAGCAGCGCGAAATTATTTTTGCGACAGAAGATGAGTCATTGTTTTTCTGAACAAGGAGACGTACAATAAGATTAGTGTGAATTTTCAATAATAACTTACATAACAAGGAGTTTTCAACTATGAATAATCGTTTAGTTAATGAATTTTTAGAGCTTGTACAAATCGATTCTGAAACAAAGCATGAGGAAAAAATTGCACCTGTTTTAGTTGCAAAGCTACAGGAGCTTGGCTTTGATGTTGTACAGGACGATGCACATACACGTAACGGACATGGCGCAGGCAATATTATTGCCACATTACCTGGAACATTAGATGTAGAGCCAATCTATTTCACATGCCATATGGATACGGTTGTGCCGGGTGTTGGTATTAAGCCTGAGGTGCGTGAGGATGGCTATATTTATTCAGATGGCACGACGATTTTAGGAGCGGATGATAAAGCAGGAATTTCCGCTCTATTTGAAATGGTACGCCGTTTAAAAGAAGAAAATATTGCACATGGCACAATTCAATTTGTCATTACAGCTGGTGAAGAAAGCGGTCTAGTTGGTGCTAAAGAGCTAAATCCTGAGCACATTATTGCGAAATATGGCTTTGCGGTTGATAGTAGTGGGAAAGTAGGACATATCGTGACAGCTGCACCATTCCAAGCAAAGGTGCATGCGAAAATTTTCGGAAAATCTGCACATGCTGGTGTCGCACCAGAAAAAGGGATTTCAGCGATTACTATTGCTTCGAAGGCAGTTGCCGAAATGAAGCTAGGTCGTTTAGATTTTGAAACAACAGCAAACATCGGTCGCTTTGAAGGCGGTAAAGCAACAAATATCGTTTGTGATGAAGTATATATTTTAGCGGAGGCACGTTCAATTGTTGAAGAAAAATTAAATGCTCAAACAGCACATATGCAGGAAACTTTTGAGCGTGTAGCGAGTGAATTAGGTGGACGTGCAGAGGTCGAAGTATTATTAATGTACCCAGGCTTCCGTGTAACAGAGGCTGATAAAGTGGTACAAGTAGCAACGGCAGCAGTGCGTGTAATCGGTGATGAGCCAACATTATTTGCATCAGGCGGCGGTAGCGATGCCAACGTCATTTCAGGCTTCGGCATTCCAACGGTGAATTTTGCAGTCGGCTATGAGGAAATTCATACGACAAACGAGCGTATGCCAATTGCTGAATTAGAGAAGCTTGCAAACTTATTAGTCGAAGTTGTTAAGCAAACAACGAAATAAGGGAGGGCAAATTAATGGATTTTCGTAAATCAGTCGTGTTTGGCTGTGGCAATGAAGAATATGCAGCACCAGTTGGGCAAGTTGTCTCAATTGAAAAGCTTGAGCATATTACACCAATTCCGCATTTGCCAAACTATTTACTAGGCTTCACGCGCATTCGAGGCGAATTAATACCTGTGATTGATTTTCAGCGAATTTTATACGATAAACCAAGCACAGGGGATTTAGTGCGTATTATTGTATTAAATACAGATGTGGTGAATTATGGACTTGTCGTAACAGATGCCAAGGAAATTTTAGACTTTGGCGAAAATGAATTACAGCAAATTGGCTTGGTGAATTACGCAAAAACAAAATATTTCACAGCCGTTGCCAATTTAGAAAATCGCATGATTACGTGTGTTGATCCAAAAATTTTAGTGGATTCCTTAGAGGGGATTCGCGAAATTATTGCCTATATGCATAAAATGCTTGAAGATGAAAAGGGAGCCGATGCGTGATGCATCGGCTTTTTGCTAATAGCTGAAACTTTTTTATGCTTTAAATAGTATAGAAGGTAGGAAGTAATAGGGAGAGGGGGGGAAAACATGCTGACAAAACCGTACCGACCGAAAATAAATTTTCCAAGCTCAACAACAGGGAAAATAGCCAATATAATCGGGTGCATGGCAATATTATTTTCCCTGATATTTATCGCATGGAATTGGTCAAGCTTACCTGCACAAGTGCCAATGCATTTCAATGGCATTGGTGAAATTGACCGCTGGGGCTCTAAGTACGAAATGTTGCTATTACCAGTAATTAATATTGCCTTATTTATCGGCTTGCAAATTGTAGAAAATAAGCCACATTTGCATAATTATCCTGACCGCATCAATGAAGCAAATGTTGAGCAATTTTATAAAGTAAGCAAAAGAATAATCAATTACACAAAAAATGTATGCGCGATTCTTTTTGCCTATATTACTTATGAAATTGTGATAATGGCACAACAAGAAAGGCTATTGCTCAACTCAACTGCTTTTATTGTGCTTATTGCGTCACTTTTTATTATCATATTTGCTGGAATAATTAAAATGGCGAGAGTTCAATAAAGAATTGGGACATTTGTACAGCTTTCCGCATAGCATAGGGCAAGTTGACAATTTAGAGGAGGCTAAAAAGTGTATTATAACGGCTATTATTATGCACAAAATCCGATGCAGCAATATCCGTATCATCCAATGCTCCCACAACCCCCAATGCAGCCAAGCTATCCATGGCATGGACAGCATCACCATGATAGCACATCAATAAGAGATTATGGGAAATCTCCCTATGTAGTGAATTTGCACAATGCGACATTACGCAATCAAGCATTTCGTCGGACAATTTGGACAGGAAAGCATTTACAAACAACTTTAATGAATATTCGTGTAGGAGAAGATATTGGTGCAGAGCGACACCCAGCGACAGATCAATTTTTCTATATTGAGGAAGGGCAAGGCTATGTGCGCATTGGTGACCGCAGAGATCATCCAGAAGTAGAACGCATGGTTAATCCGGGAGATGGCATTTTTATACCTGCTGGAAAATGGCATAATATCATTAATATTGGTCAACGTCCATTAAAGTTATTTTCGGTTTATGCCCCGCCAGAGCATCGTTTTGGCACGGTGGATGAACAGAAAAAATGAATCCTTTTCGCACCTTTCTACGTATAAAATAACAAAGGAAGGTGCTAAAGATGGAACAAACACTTCAACAATTCGAGCAGAACTATCGGAAAATTGAAAAATTTGTAGGCTGGACGGTCGGCAAGCCAATTGTTTTACTAATGGCATCGCACTATACAGCGAGACAGCAAGAGGTTAACATTGATGAATTACAACAAGCAATTGCAGTAATCAAAAAGGAAACAGGCTTCTTTTCAACATTGCGGACAAATGTTTTAGTGCAGTATGTTTATGCAATGCAATTGGCAGGTGAGCCGAATAAAGAAGACGCACTTCGTACATTGTTAAGCAATGTGGATATTTTGCATAAAGTAAAATTTCCAAACACATCGTACACAACGATTGCCGCATTATTTTTAACAAGTGAAAATAAAGAGGCACAAGCTGAGCGTGCACAGCTACTATATCGTGAAATGCGTAAAAAACATAAATTTTTAACATCCTATGATGATGTGCCGATTGCCGTTTTATTTGGCTTAGACGATAGTAATATGGAAATACGTGCTAACACGATGCGACGCTACTATGATGCGCTTCGTACGGAAAAATTTTCGCAAGGCAATGAGCTACAAGCTTTGTCACAAATTTTAACAACTGTAGGTATTGACTACAATGAACAACTCGTGCCATACATCTTAGCAATTAAACAGCAAATCGAGCAGGCAAAAATTAAAGTACGACCGTCACATTATATTCAACTTGGTTTTTTAGCATTGGCAAAAATCAATGATGAGCAATTACAGCAAATTATTGCATTTTATGAGTTATTGAGTAGCCAAAAATATGCAAAATGGCATACAGAGCAGGCATTAAGCATCGCAGTACAGCAATATTTACCGAATGTGGCAAATGAATTATTGTCAGTTGTGTCGTTGGAATTGCTGCTTCAAATG belongs to Lysinibacillus louembei and includes:
- the scpA gene encoding methylmalonyl-CoA mutase, whose amino-acid sequence is MNANFQGIVIEDILATEGLQATTTFMTNEGIEVKNVYTKDDMKDIKHLQDVAGIAPNTRGPYPTMYVARPWTVRQYAGFSTAEESNAFYRRNLAMGQKGLSVAFDLATHRGYDSDHPRVTGDVGKAGVAIDSVEDAKILFDGIPLDQMSVSMTMNGAVLPVLAFYIVAAEEQGVKPEQLAGTIQNDILKEYMVRNTYIYPPAMSMKIIADIFEFTAKFMPKFNSISISGYHIQEAGATNDIELAYTLADGLEYVRTGLKAGIDIDAFAPRLSFFWAIGMNYYMEIAKMRAARRIWAQMMSTFNPKNPKSLALRTHSQTSGWSLTEQDPFNNVTRTLIEANAAAMGHTQSLHTNALDEAIALPTDFSARIARNTQLFLQEETGMTKVIDPWGGSYYVEKLTEELTEKAWALIEEIEELGGMAKAIDTGLPKMKVEEAAAKRQAKIDSKTETIVGVNKYRLAEEEPIDILDIDNAVVRQQQIERLEKMKANRNEEEVQKHLARLTKAAQTGEENLLAVAVDAARARASLGEISDAIEKVSGRHKAIIRSISGVYSSNFSDEEQINEVKQMTEEFLENEGRRPRILVAKMGQDGHDRGAKVIATGYADLGFDVDISPLFMTPEETAQMAVENDVHCVGVSSLAAGHKTLVPALVGELKKLGREDIIVICGGVIPAQDYEFLYEAGAVAIFGPGTVIPVSAQKIIEEIYKQLGYEEVAK
- the meaB gene encoding methylmalonyl Co-A mutase-associated GTPase MeaB; translated protein: MDKRLEQQSALFVMDGVKGGHDGMNYGKPKKFRKKQQTTLDVVTLAEEVKAGNRISLSKAITLIESSNAMHKEQAQSLLQELLPYTGNSIRIGITGVPGAGKSSFIEAFGSMLCDMGKKVAVLAIDPSSSISGGSILGDKTRMEELVRKSNSFVRPSPSAGTLGGVHKKTRETMLVCEAAGYDVILIETVGVGQSETYVRGMVDFFLLLVLTGAGDELQGMKKGIMELADGIIVHKSDGDNVRPARKTVQEYKQILHFLQPATPGWMSTALAVSSHAKTGLQETWQMIQQFEEQVQASNYWLIRRNAQTRDWFHAMIMDHLLDSFYQNADNKMQVSQLENAILQGKLTVTQGVEQLFKNN
- a CDS encoding BrxA/BrxB family bacilliredoxin, whose translation is MNMDYDLFMQQITTTARAEMEAAGYEQLRTPEEVEAAFARPGTTLVMVNSVCGCAGGIARPAATQAVHYDKRPDHLVTVFAGQDKEATAAARYHFGEDHLPSSPSFVLLKDGQVVAEVGRYEIEGHDPMSVVLNLQGNFEEYCEEV
- a CDS encoding aromatic acid exporter family protein, with amino-acid sequence MKKFSIGYRTLKTAVGAALAIAIAHFFDLQFYTSAAILTILCIQPTKRKSVHAVYTRFVASLLGMLLAWLAFELISYHPIMLGIMFIIFLPLLVSFHVTAGFVSSAVIVLHIYSAGHFSWTLLQNEIYLMLIGYGVGLAVNMYMPDIQPKLDAYRLQIEAYYQKIFSEIAQYLRNGESLWDGHELIAAAEVINKAKAIAFQDVENHLTRKSNSYYVYFDMREQQLEIIERILPKITALPVIVQQAEVVAVFMEDLSEHVHSGNTASHFIEKLDRVKVKFAEMPLPTDHQTFLAMAALYQCIEEMEQYLAIKQSFAGLHK
- the prli42 gene encoding stressosome-associated protein Prli42, translated to MSNKKFQKVVVYSMVIIMLISTIAMGVAAIM
- the mce gene encoding methylmalonyl-CoA epimerase, whose protein sequence is MKKVDHIGIAVKNIEERLAYYTETLGLTLLKIEEVTSQKVKVAFIDAGNVKLELLAPMSEESTIHSFIEKRGEGIHHIAFGVTDIRERMVELREKGVRLLSEEPGPGAGGAEVAFLHPKDSFGVLYELCDKSGKGE
- a CDS encoding acyl-CoA carboxylase subunit beta, whose product is MDMFDKIHELYDRKSVIELGGGDARIDKQHEKGKLTARERIDLLLDEGTFVEINPFITHRTIDFGMASLEGPGDGVVTGFGKINGRNIYLFAQDFTVFGGALGEMHAKKIAAVMDLAAKNGTPFIGINDSGGARIQEGVLSLDGYGHIFYRNSIYSGVIPQISVIMGPCAGGAVYSPAITDFILMVDKTSQMFITGPKVIETVTGEKISSEGLGGSKVHNTISGNAHFRAPNEEEAIKQIQQLLSYLPQNNKEKAPKAPYIAGDEYRSELVDVVPIDQTKSYDVRKVVEQVVDEGSFMEVQKEFAKNVVVGFARIAGESVGLVCNQPKFLAGGLDIDSSDKLARFVRTCDAYNVPVITFEDVSGFFPGVKQEHGGIIRHGAKILYAYSEATVPKITVILRKAYGGAYVALNSKAIGADLVFAWPNAEIAVMGAAGAANIIHAGEIAKSSDPEATRAAKIEEYKEKFANPYVAASRGMVDDVIDPRETRIKLMQALDMLSTKHEDRPYKKHGNIPL
- a CDS encoding M20/M25/M40 family metallo-hydrolase produces the protein MNNRLVNEFLELVQIDSETKHEEKIAPVLVAKLQELGFDVVQDDAHTRNGHGAGNIIATLPGTLDVEPIYFTCHMDTVVPGVGIKPEVREDGYIYSDGTTILGADDKAGISALFEMVRRLKEENIAHGTIQFVITAGEESGLVGAKELNPEHIIAKYGFAVDSSGKVGHIVTAAPFQAKVHAKIFGKSAHAGVAPEKGISAITIASKAVAEMKLGRLDFETTANIGRFEGGKATNIVCDEVYILAEARSIVEEKLNAQTAHMQETFERVASELGGRAEVEVLLMYPGFRVTEADKVVQVATAAVRVIGDEPTLFASGGGSDANVISGFGIPTVNFAVGYEEIHTTNERMPIAELEKLANLLVEVVKQTTK
- a CDS encoding chemotaxis protein CheW, whose product is MDFRKSVVFGCGNEEYAAPVGQVVSIEKLEHITPIPHLPNYLLGFTRIRGELIPVIDFQRILYDKPSTGDLVRIIVLNTDVVNYGLVVTDAKEILDFGENELQQIGLVNYAKTKYFTAVANLENRMITCVDPKILVDSLEGIREIIAYMHKMLEDEKGADA
- a CDS encoding DUF1648 domain-containing protein, encoding MLTKPYRPKINFPSSTTGKIANIIGCMAILFSLIFIAWNWSSLPAQVPMHFNGIGEIDRWGSKYEMLLLPVINIALFIGLQIVENKPHLHNYPDRINEANVEQFYKVSKRIINYTKNVCAILFAYITYEIVIMAQQERLLLNSTAFIVLIASLFIIIFAGIIKMARVQ
- a CDS encoding cupin domain-containing protein, which codes for MYYNGYYYAQNPMQQYPYHPMLPQPPMQPSYPWHGQHHHDSTSIRDYGKSPYVVNLHNATLRNQAFRRTIWTGKHLQTTLMNIRVGEDIGAERHPATDQFFYIEEGQGYVRIGDRRDHPEVERMVNPGDGIFIPAGKWHNIINIGQRPLKLFSVYAPPEHRFGTVDEQKK
- a CDS encoding DUF4003 family protein; translation: MEQTLQQFEQNYRKIEKFVGWTVGKPIVLLMASHYTARQQEVNIDELQQAIAVIKKETGFFSTLRTNVLVQYVYAMQLAGEPNKEDALRTLLSNVDILHKVKFPNTSYTTIAALFLTSENKEAQAERAQLLYREMRKKHKFLTSYDDVPIAVLFGLDDSNMEIRANTMRRYYDALRTEKFSQGNELQALSQILTTVGIDYNEQLVPYILAIKQQIEQAKIKVRPSHYIQLGFLALAKINDEQLQQIIAFYELLSSQKYAKWHTEQALSIAVQQYLPNVANELLSVVSLELLLQMQYALMATSAAVAVNASSGSE